In Drechmeria coniospora strain ARSEF 6962 chromosome 03, whole genome shotgun sequence, the DNA window TGATACATTTCCACGATGGAGGTGAGACTTGCAGATCGCACACTCTGATCGAATGAGCCGGCATGCTGCCTATCGTATGATCTTGAGATGGCGGATATGGCAGAGCCTGGAGTGCGAATCCGACCTGGGCCTGAGCTAAAGTGGCACGACCCTGGAGAGGATCGCAAGGGCAGGGAAGCAGTTGATCTGTTGGCCTCCGCGCGGAGAGAGAGTGGCGGAGGACGTCGAGACCCGTGAGCATAACTTGGTTTGTAGGACCCGTGTACAGTTCGCTGCACGTCCGTCAGCACGACAAACGAAGGCGCAGGATCGATCGGCGGGGCAGAAATAAAACAAAAAGACGAGTGAACCAACCTGGGACACTCGGTCAAGCTCAACCATTCGGCTATAGTCGATACCGCCATTCTCAGCAAGTGCGGGGGACGCAGGCCGAACGCCGGGCCGTTTCAAACGAGTTGGATAGGGGAAAGGGGATCGAGGGCGCTGCAGGCCAGCATTTGCATGACTCTGTAGCGTACCCGAAAACTTTTGGAACGGCATCTGCCTGGAACTGCATGGTGTCAACGAGTAGGACCGCGGAAATTCATCCAGGAAcagaggaggagaggccTGAAGCCAGTACTGCTGGTTGTCGGACCCGTACAGAGAGATGATCTCGGAAGTTGTATCCCGATAGGACCGGAAACGCCTGTAGTCATCCGGGTAGTTTGCATCGTCATACAACCTGGCACGAGGCAGTGGCAAAGGGCCAGCGTCGGCCAAGTGTAGTCGTTTTCGTGGGGGATGGCTGTACGTCGCTGGTGACACTCCAGCCTTGATGGAGAAGAGCCCGATATCTcccgtctccgtcgttgTTTTGAGCATGCTTTCCAAGGGCCCCGGGCAGCGAAGCAGCGTGGAGTTCTCACGAACACTGCGCAAGGGTATTCGCTGGGAAGGAGGCCGCGAACTTGGGTTGCTTGCCACAGGGCGGCCGTGGATCCTGAATGATTTTTGCAGAGAGCTGTTGCTGACGGATCGGAGTCGAAGCTGACCTGCATCCATCATGTGCTATGAGAGAGTCCGATGGGGGGAAATCGGGGGCGGCAAAAGATGGAAACGAATACTGCAGAATCAATGCGAatgtcgaggaaggcgaCAAGATTAAGAAAAGGCAGAATTCAAAACGTGAGCTCGGCTTCGACAAAGGCAGGCACCTGCATCAGGAGGCTCACGACCAACCGGGACTGGGGCTGAACGATCACTCAGGCACATCTTCGTGGCGAGGATGGCTGGTCAACACGAAAGCCATCGGTGATTGCAGACGGCAGCGAAAGAAGGCAGGtcatggcgacggcatcgccggtGTGCCCTGTCAAGCGCTGCGTGGTCGAAGGTGGCGACGAGAGCAGGAGCGGTCGTTCCCTTGGGAGTGGCAACGTAGCCAGTGATGGCTGCCTCCATCCTGGCGACGATTCGAGACGCATTGAATGCTACTTGAACTTGATGGAAGTTGGCCCTGGTAGGCGATGCCTTCCGTCGACGTCCCGTGAGTGAAGacgcgaggccgacgtccaATCTATGCTTCCAGAAAGTGTCGGCTGCTCGCCAATAGATTCCGAGTTTGATTATTGACCAGGATCAAGGTGAAGCAAGCGGCAAAGATCACATGGAACGCTCAACTGGTAGGCGTCGCAGCTAAGCGACGTTGTTGCCCTTTGCGGCCCAGAGCCAGCCTCGTCCACCCCTTCCTTGATTCTGCATTACGTCAGTGAACGCTTGGATCGTACACCTAATGACAAAATTTGCGTCCATCAAGCGAGGCAACAAGAACAGCCAGTGCAGAGAACAATTGCAGATAAGTCGACAGGTGCATCGACCGGAGAAGGAAAGAGGGAAAAGTAAAAACCCACCATCGTCCTGGTCTTGAGGTGGTACACTGGGAAGTGGCCACGATACATCGGGTGGCAGTTGAAACATGAGAGGATGGCGCCTCCATTACCCACGGGGAAACTAAAGTTCCAGCAGCGGACCTTGAGTCTCAAGTTCTGCATGTTTACTCATTGCGACAGGCTGTTGACGAGTGTCCCAAGCGTGAACTTTCCTCACGTTGTTGATCTCTATTGATGATTGTGCACGTGAGAGCCTCTAAACCCTGTTCGTCACTGTCACTGGACGTGTCGCCAGGACGGACGCGTGGTTTCACATTGTGAGAGAgagcactctgtacttgtacaagtttagtgagtaatactccgtactgcttactccgtacagataCAGTAGTTACTTGTATACACGGGTGTCTACgtatactgtaggtgtagttgtatgtacaagtaggtgcgGGCAATTGGAACCCCTGGTGCAGGAGGCGGTTTTGACTTCAATATCGTCCTACCTGCAGCCCGTACCTGGCAGCGACAGAAGCCATCAATTATCGGTGGTACGAGGTAAagagagtacggagtacatgtacttactccgtaccaagtacCTCCTTGTGCTCTTCCGTGCTCcgaacggagtacggagtctCGTaatgtccatgtacagtaagtacaaggactTCGCTGGACTTGAACTTACTAGCTACAACCAGGCAGGGAGGGATTGCTCGCTCTGGCAGCCTCGACACCCTCACTTGGTAACTTTCTCCTTCCAATCCGCCATATGCggcagtacttgtagagtCCACATACAAAGTATTCATAAAAGTGCACACAATAAGGAGAGTAGGCACCGTACCTGCATACCTTCAGCTGCATGCACGAAAGGGGAGTGCACTTGATCGCCTATGGCGTTTTCTagctgtgcaagtacttagggagtacggagtacctatctacagtatacaagtacctacctactaaccCAATGGCTAATGGCGACGCAATTTTTTGTTGAAGTTGGTCAAGGACTCGTCCCAAACGCCAAAACAACGCCCACAATTGCTTCACGTTTCGCCGCGTCTATTGATGCATCTGCGCTTATCGAAACCACTTCTACTTACATTACatgatgtactgtactccctGCATGTGctcacgtactgtacaaataTAAGTACTTGAATTCGGAGGAAAAGGCACAAGAAATGGCACAGTAATGtcatgcatgtaagtacatgtagcgCCACCTGGCGGGTACTACAAgtcggagtacggagtaatactagTTGCTTACTTGCTAATTTTGGTGCTGAGCTGATACTTCTTTCCAGGCACAGTTCACCGTATTACATGTAAGCgctcagtactccgtacggagtgctccgtacagattTAGAacttaataataataaaCTCTGGTACCTAGAACTCTTGACAGCCTACGACAGATACATTTGGACGCTTCATCTTCTGACtgcacatacatgtacgaaTATCGCTCGCTCTGTTCCGATGCTCTTTAACGCCGCACACGTACTGTATATTTATTCTAGaacacctactccgtactggcacaagtactgtaatcgtactgtactgtactgtactggtacttgtacacctctACTTGGaggcatgtacagtacggagtaagtactccgtactgcattGTACTTCCCCTGTGGTACTTGTTgtaccgtagttgtacatgtgtgGATTGAGGACcgacaagtacctactgtacttactgtatacaCCTGATacttgtccatgtacggagtactctacaGGTACAACTGCAGCGTGagttctccgtacacttactcgtactccgtgcggagtacatgtgtaaTATACCAGTAGCAGGGAAGTAGTCTGTACCTTtacgagtgcatgtacgccTATTGGCACAAACTCTGACGCCGAGTGGACCTTTCTCACAAATTGATCTGCGCTTCTCCGTTTTTACACCCAATTGATTTCCCTCCGTCTGTTCCCTCATGGCTTCTTTGCCGACACTGCCCCGCACGCTCCACCCTCCCGAAGTAGCTTGGCACCCTAACTAGTCAGGGGTCCTGCAGCACCGCACCGGCCACGACCAGCCACGACCTGGCAAAGCTTGACAGATCCAACCTAtgaagtacttaagtaagaGGCACCATGCTCACACTCAAAATCAATCTCCCCGGCGGCATCTTGAGCGTACCTTTCTACCAGTGcacttacaactactcgtACACCTACGGTATATGCTTGAGAAGCTTGCCCTCGTACTTACTTTCGACGACTTCTTGTTCTTGAACCTACCGATACTGCTCGCTGCATGTGCAGTTATATCTCACCATCTAGACGCTCCGCCCTAACTTGACTGCCCTTGATTCCTTCTTCCTTTTCCCTTTCTCCCCAACGCGAATCTTGGGTCCGCTGGCTTTTCACTCCAGACAGAATCTCCTCCGGCTGCACATCCTGGGCGAATCATCAGCAATCGGTCGTTGCCAAACTCTGCCGTCACTCAACGTCCCAGCTCGAGTCCTCAAGCAGAACAGAAAGTCATAGACCGGCACTGTCGCTTAACAAGTTGATTACCAGGGGTTTTCCACTTGAATCTTCACCATGGCCTCTCGCAAGCCCGATTTACGCATGACCATTCCGGAGAGGGATCAGCCAAACGGCCGTCCTCAACTCCTCCAGCGCAATCCTCGAAGCCCACGCTTTCGGGAAGACTTCGACGCCCCATTTTCCGAATCCGTCTTGAATGCCTCCAGGACAACTCTCGCCACAGACGCCAGCGATGGCTACCCATCATCGCATTATCGAAATAGCTTCGATGCCGACAGTCATCagcccatctcggccagtGCGATGCACACAAAGACCTCGTTCCCGTCACCCTTGTCACCGAGGCTGCCTCGTACCGTCTGGCCATCAACGGAGTCTTCTCAGCAGTCCACCGTCGCGACTAGGATCCGCGACTGGGCCAGGAGGTCATTTTACCTCCCACGAAATGATTCCGAGAAGCTCATCGACGGATATGCCTTACGGAACCAGTCTCGCACTTCCAAGTCGACCGTTGTTCTTTCACAAGCTGATATCGCATCGTACGCAAATCCCGATCGATGCCATCAACCAGCAGGTGCTGGTGCTTCCATGAATGGATCCAGATGAGCTTCCGATAGAAACACTCCTCCTTTCGGAGAAGGAAAGATGACGCCGCTATGGGTTATGACTGCAATACCGGCACTGGTCTGCCTCAAGTTGCATATCGCTTTTAGGGCTAGCCAAAGTGCGCCCGCATAAGAAGGCTGCGAGCCTGACGTAATAATATTTAATGAATACCCGTCAAGTACATTCTTGCTCAAAAAACTCCGCCTCCGATGATGAATATGCGCTGCTCCTCCTTCTTTGCCCATTGGACAATCTTGTTGGCGCCTTGCGAGATGGACGCCCTGGACATGTTTGGTCCGCCGACGCAGTAAAACTCGAATAGAGGGGTGACCCAGGCGAGCGATGATGCGTCGTCGCTGGTGCAATGCAGCACTTTGAGATGCACGTGCTTGGCGTGAACGGTCGCGTGCAGCTGGTGATAGAGAGTCATCAGTCTCCGCCGCTCTACGAGTTGGCAGAGTGTGGGCTGCAGGGATGACATGCAGAACTGTACGTTTGCTCGTGATTTGTACATGAAATGGCGGATTTGGCTCCCTGGCGCAACCTGCGCTATGGTCGGACGTCCAGCCTGCGCCGCCTTTCGGATGATGGCGAGGCTGCCGTTCTTTGCCAGCTGCTGCGCGACGCCGTCTCGCATCTGCTTGAGGCTGTAGAAGCTTTCCCGATCGGCGCTGATCAGGACGATGGCGATTTCTTCGTCCGCGGACTGGCTCAGGCTGGCGTCGGGACCGCTGGCTTGTCCATCCGACTCTTCCTCGAGGAAGCTGACGTACATGTAGAGGTAGCCTTGGTTGTTGAAGGCCGGGAGGCATATAGGGATCCAGTTTTCCCCACCTCCGCCTTTGATGCCGTCGGATTCGAACAACATGTTGAAGATGAGTTGAAGATCGCCGGGGTGGAGGGAGTGGCGTCGGGGTCGTATGACGCTCACGAGCTTTCCTCCAGCGACAATAAGCCCATAGAGGAGTTTTTCGGCCCTCAGTTTTAAAAAGCCATTGTTGATGGCGTGTCGGTCCGACTTGTGGAGCTTGAGACACTCCAATGAACCCAAGagggccgatgccgagcccAAGGTGAAGTTGTCGGCCAAGGACGAGAGGAGCGTTTCGGTACCTCCGAGCGGCTTGCGCAAGTCGCTGGAAGGCCGGTTGATGAAAATATTTCGGAGCGTGGGGAGCGTTAGAGTAGATAGAATTTGCATATAGAGTGCTTCGAGTTGCGATCGGATCTGCGAATCGCTCTCTCCGAGTTTGCTTATCGCCACGAAGTAGAGCGGCCCTTGGGTCAACACGACGAACCTAGCATCTCCAGCTGTGAAGCCCTGAAGAGGAGCTTTCGAGCCCTCGTAGAACGATATGATGGTTTGAACGACTCCTATCGAGGAGTTGATGAGGTTCAGATCGCCATGGCGACTCCAGATGGGTTTtcccgccgacgacaagatcATGTAATGTTTCAACTTTGATTTCCACAAGGCCAATCTTTCATCGTCCTGGAAATCGTCGTCCATCTCATCGAGGGAGGCCTCAAACTCCTTCTCGAAGGCGGCAAGGGGGTCTTGAGCCCTGCCGCGGCTCCTCTCGAATGGCTGGATCGATGCCGACTGTGACTGGAGCATGCTCCAAGCCGAGCCCCTCTTGTCGAACTCGCCGGCGAGAAGGCTTGCGAGGTCGCCTGCCGggcgcatcgtcggcgcgaGGCTCATCACACTGGCCGCATCGTCGAATCCATCGGCGCCAGAGCCGGCGTCCTTGCTTGTCGGAGAGACATGGCCGCTGCCAATCGGTGTCGATGCCGGTCCGGGTCCGGGTGTGGAAAAGGTGCCTCTGGAACCATCCGGAAAGGAGAGGGTCTGGATATCCACGGGAGAGACGGCAGTTGTAGCCTGTGCCTGCAGAGCCCTGACGTCTAccgggctcgtcgtcgcggtcCAGGtgggcaacggcggcggttGCTCGTCACTGGGAGATGCCGTCTCCCGTACCATTGTACAAGTTCGCGCAGTGACGGTGGCATCTCAACTTGATGATGTGTGGACTATCCGGCAGAGCTGGTAATAGTACACGACATGGGTTGGAGTGCGGCGGGCGACGGGTTCGGTTGCCAAAGGTTGCATCGTCGTGTCGGCCTCACGTACTGAATCCGTACCAGGACGacatacttgcaagtacacaaagtacttgtacatggcCGCTAGGTATTCGTGCTCGGTACACTTCCCTTCGGCGTGGGCAGcaaggtacatgtacatcggCAAGGTACATGTAAGGAATTAcgtcctgtactgtacacgtactactagtacatgGAAGAATGCTGTCGTCCCTGCATGCTCGCCAATCAGATTCTTCCTGCATGCTTCAAGGCTCCCTTGCCATGCCCTGCCTAACACAGCTTGTACCTGGACCCTCTGAAACGTAGCCTTATTGTTCCTCGGACAGCTTTATCCTCACGATAGCAAGCGCGCTCCTCCCTACACTTACATCGTATCGTACCTCACGCACAGTGTAGCAGGTGTGTCTTTCTACACAACAACCTGTGAGGCGACATCCACGTCCCCTCGAGCAATGCGATTCGGACTCGAAATCCGAATTGCTATGCCCACAGGCTCGCTTGCGATTCGCAACCATGGCCCTTGAGCCTGGATTTGGCGCCCTCGGCTCGCCAGAGAGCTCAGGACGAGAGTCGCCCATCCCTCGACAATGGAGGAACCAGCTCGGCGGAGGTGAGTGAAATGTGCTGCCTGCACAGCATTTCTTGCTTACAATCATGACAGAAGAGGTCCACATCAAGGACAAGGCGCACCGCCGATACGCCGCTGGGGTGGAAAAGGCACTGTCGTTGTTCGAGACAGCGCTCGAGGAATGGGCCGACTACATTTCTTTTCTGAACAAACTTCTCAAGGTTCGTGGCGTGTTGAGACAGCCGTACAGCCTTGGCTACGAGTGTCGATTTAATCTAAATCTTCCAACCAGGCCCTCCAAGCTCGGCCGACTTCCATTACGACGATCCCAACCAAAGCCCTAGTTGCGAAACGCCTATCGCAGTGCCTCAACCCGATGCTTCCTTCAGGTGTCCATCAGAAAGCTCTGGAGACCTACAACTATGTTTTTGAAACGATCGGGAAGGATGGCTTGTCGCGAGATCTCCCACTCTATCTTCCTGGACTGGCGCCGACTCTCTCATTCGCCTCTCTCTCTGTTCGATCACCCTTTCTCGACCTTCTCGAGACCTATTTTATCGATTTGGACCCACGATCCTTGCGACCGGCCATGAAATCCATCATACTTGCGCTGCTACCTGGCTTGGAAGACGAGACAAGCGAAGACTTCGAGcgcaccctcgccctcgtgTCAAGGTTCAAAGAGGCGGTCCGACCACCACACGCGGACAATATTACGGAAGAACACTCCTCTGGTGACGATTTCTTCTGGCAATGCTTTTTTCTGGCTTCCATAACCAGCCAGACTCGCCGCTCGGGGGCCTTGGCTTACTTGGTCCGCCATCTTCCCGCCCTTGGtcccgcctcgtccatggGCCCCTATGCAACACAGGCCCCGAACGGCACGGAGAAGAGGTCTAGGATATCGACCGTAGTCACTTCTCCAGAGCCAGGACTGCTTGTTCGCTGTTTTGCCAGTGGTTTGGCGGATGAGCAGCTCCTCATCCAGCGAGGCTTTCTCGACCTCCTTGTCTCACACCTGCCGCTCAACTCGAGCGTGCTCCAATCTTGCGTTAAACCTGCGGATCTTGAGATACTCTTAAAGGCCGCGGTCGGTGTGGTAACGCGACGAGACATGAGCCTTAATCGAAGACTTTGGGCCTGGCTCCTTGGACCTGGGCCTGccggcggtgacggtgatAATGCAGCCGACGTGGCCGTGACACCAcccgagcagcagcaaggaTACTTCTCATCGAGGACGAGTTATTTCGAAGAGTTTGGACTCCAGCCATTGACGAAGGCTTTGCTCGATATGATCCAAGGCAGCATTCAAGCCGTCGCAACGGAGCGAGCCAGACCTTACAAGGTCTGCCTTTCTCTCATGGATAGGTGGGAAATTGGGAGTCTCATTGTGCCTGAAATCTTCCTCCCCGTAGTGAAAAGCGTCCGACAGTTCCAAAAGCAGGTATCGGAAAAGCCCGAGTTCACAGAAGTTTTGCGGAGCGCGAGTGTCTTCTTCGATGGCATCGAGAGCGGGCTGATCTACAGCGAACTCGTCGGCTTACTAGCCCAAGCCACAGGCCCCGGTAACCTGGGAATCAAAGAGCGGCTGGACAAGGTCTCGCTGGTCAACTTCATCATCTCCAATTTCAACGTGAGAGAAGAGGAGATGATAACCATCCACGCCCCCCTCACTTGTCTCGCCGCGCTGGCGATGCTAGAAGATTCCAAGAGCCGCAGAGCAAAGGACCGACCGGTTGATAACCAAGAAATGCAACTATCTGAAGCCGTTCTGAGCGTCGTTGCGTCGCTGCTTGAGCTGGTACCCGAGCGCGCATTCCCAAACCCCTCGCCCAAATCTGGAACGAATGAAGATGCCCACACGTCCAGGTCGAGCTTGGAAGTTCTACAGCAGATCAAGGCCTTCTATTTTCACGAGCACGGAAATCTGGACGGCTCGCCACCTCCATTCAACGCCATCAAGTCGGGCGAACTGTTGCTCCAGAAGGGAGTGAGGAGCATGTGCGACGCCACTGACGAGCTGGAACTATTGGATCACAGGGGCATTCGGGTCCGCATTCTCATCCTGATTTTGCTTAAGACGCCAAGAACATACAGCTTCGATGTGGACCAACTTCTGAGCCACTTGAATAAGGGGCTCGTAAAGCACGCTCATTTACCATTTTCGTACTTCTCGTCAACTGTGCAGCTTGCCACACAACTGCATTCCATCGAAAGAATCAGTACTTTGCAGCTGTCCGCGCTCGTGAAGCCTCTGGTCTATCACGCATGGTCATACCTATCCGCATCCGATCCGAAATTCCACGTGGAGACTACTCGGTGTCTGTGGCAACTCCAGACGGCTCTGTCGATGTCGTGTCGCGACATCGAAGCCATTCTCTCACGTATTCTGGTGGATATTCAGTCAAAGTCTCAGTCCTTTGCCTGCTCCGCAGAAGCCGGTCGCACTTTTGGCGTCCTGTGGACTCACACACTGCAGGACACCACCCCGGATCGCAGAGGCTCCAAGACGCCGATGCTGGAAGCTCGGATCGGGC includes these proteins:
- a CDS encoding Vacuolar fusion protein mon-1, encoding MVRETASPSDEQPPPLPTWTATTSPVDVRALQAQATTAVSPVDIQTLSFPDGSRGTFSTPGPGPASTPIGSGHVSPTSKDAGSGADGFDDAASVMSLAPTMRPAGDLASLLAGEFDKRGSAWSMLQSQSASIQPFERSRGRAQDPLAAFEKEFEASLDEMDDDFQDDERLALWKSKLKHYMILSSAGKPIWSRHGDLNLINSSIGVVQTIISFYEGSKAPLQGFTAGDARFVVLTQGPLYFVAISKLGESDSQIRSQLEALYMQILSTLTLPTLRNIFINRPSSDLRKPLGGTETLLSSLADNFTLGSASALLGSLECLKLHKSDRHAINNGFLKLRAEKLLYGLIVAGGKLVSVIRPRRHSLHPGDLQLIFNMLFESDGIKGGGGENWIPICLPAFNNQGYLYMYVSFLEEESDGQASGPDASLSQSADEEIAIVLISADRESFYSLKQMRDGVAQQLAKNGSLAIIRKAAQAGRPTIAQVAPGSQIRHFMYKSRANVQFCMSSLQPTLCQLVERRRLMTLYHQLHATVHAKHVHLKVLHCTSDDASSLAWVTPLFEFYCVGGPNMSRASISQGANKIVQWAKKEEQRIFIIGGGVF